In Geopsychrobacter electrodiphilus DSM 16401, a single window of DNA contains:
- a CDS encoding aspartate aminotransferase family protein, whose product MQPASDGYLFYQNRKTLPIIDRAEGIYMWDTKGKQYLDGCSGAVVANLGYGNKRIEQAINRQAQKTFFAYRTQFESEPALQLAAKLVEVSAPHLNKVFYVSGGSEAMEAAIKLCRQYFYAKGEGSRHLFISRTPSYHGSTLGVLGLTAYSPLENPFRPITKAHPKIPAPYCYRCRYGLSRPSCGLACAWELERVIQEQGPENVAAFVAEPIGGASTGALVPPEEYFGIIQQICKKYGVMLILDEVMTGFGRTGKLFAYEHWGVEADIVGLSKGMGAGYYPLGAIMARHEITDLVLDSGGFQHGHTYAGNPMGCAIGLEALQIIEDEQLVERSAQMGAKLKAGLERLAAVHAIIGEVRGRGLLLALELVQDRETRRPFPPATEAHNLLTDEASEEGLVIYPRRPINGLRGDHVLIAPPLIITAEEVDELLQRLDRALGRATRRLLTSN is encoded by the coding sequence CTCCGATGGATATCTTTTCTACCAGAATCGTAAAACCCTGCCGATCATCGATCGTGCGGAGGGGATTTACATGTGGGACACCAAGGGCAAGCAATATCTGGACGGCTGCTCCGGGGCGGTCGTCGCTAACCTCGGCTATGGCAACAAGCGGATTGAGCAGGCGATCAACCGTCAGGCGCAGAAAACCTTCTTCGCCTATCGCACCCAATTCGAGAGCGAACCTGCGCTTCAGCTGGCGGCAAAGTTGGTCGAAGTCTCTGCGCCACACCTCAACAAGGTTTTTTACGTGTCAGGGGGGTCGGAGGCAATGGAGGCAGCGATCAAGCTTTGCCGACAGTATTTCTACGCTAAAGGTGAAGGCTCGCGCCATCTGTTCATCAGTCGAACTCCCTCATATCACGGCTCGACTCTGGGTGTGTTGGGACTCACGGCCTACTCGCCGCTGGAGAATCCCTTTCGGCCGATCACCAAGGCGCACCCCAAGATTCCGGCGCCTTACTGTTACCGCTGTCGTTACGGGCTCAGCCGTCCGAGTTGTGGCCTGGCCTGTGCCTGGGAGCTGGAACGCGTGATTCAGGAGCAGGGTCCGGAGAATGTCGCCGCCTTTGTCGCTGAACCGATCGGCGGAGCCAGCACTGGCGCCCTGGTGCCACCGGAAGAATATTTCGGCATCATTCAGCAGATCTGCAAAAAATACGGGGTGATGTTGATCCTCGATGAAGTGATGACTGGTTTCGGCCGCACCGGGAAATTATTTGCCTATGAACATTGGGGGGTCGAGGCCGATATCGTCGGACTCTCCAAGGGGATGGGCGCGGGCTATTATCCCCTCGGTGCGATCATGGCGCGCCACGAAATTACCGATCTCGTTCTTGACAGCGGCGGCTTTCAGCATGGGCATACCTATGCCGGCAATCCGATGGGCTGCGCCATCGGCCTGGAGGCCTTGCAGATCATTGAGGACGAGCAACTGGTTGAACGCTCGGCGCAGATGGGGGCCAAGCTCAAGGCTGGCCTCGAACGTCTGGCTGCGGTCCATGCCATCATCGGCGAGGTTCGTGGACGCGGACTGCTGCTGGCACTCGAACTGGTGCAGGATCGCGAGACCCGCAGGCCGTTTCCGCCAGCCACAGAAGCACACAACCTGTTGACCGACGAAGCCTCGGAGGAGGGGCTGGTGATCTATCCGCGCCGCCCGATCAATGGTCTGAGGGGCGATCATGTCCTGATCGCGCCACCGCTGATCATTACGGCGGAAGAGGTCGATGAGCTTCTTCAACGGCTGGATCGGGCCCTTGGTCGCGCCACGCGCCGTCTGCTGACTTCAAATTGA
- a CDS encoding ABC transporter substrate-binding protein → MRNVQIIMAVMSILLIFALTASADDLSQVKKNGSLSMAMSGQYPPFNFVNDKNQLTGFDVEICSEIAKRIGVAAKPLSTAWDGIIAGLLAKKYELICGSMGITDERLKAIDFSDPYYRSGAQLFVKQGSAIQSAKDMEGKKIGITLGTTYEKWVRDNIKGADIRSYKGVPDMILETSNGRIDGFVTDKIVGALASKDKGAPIQLAGKLLYEEKMGIALRQGNPELKAAINKALGDMKADGTYAAISTKWLGIDVR, encoded by the coding sequence ATGCGTAATGTTCAGATCATCATGGCCGTCATGTCTATCTTACTCATCTTTGCTTTGACGGCATCTGCGGACGACTTGAGCCAGGTCAAGAAGAATGGTTCGCTCAGTATGGCAATGAGCGGTCAGTATCCCCCCTTCAACTTCGTCAATGACAAGAATCAGCTAACCGGTTTTGATGTCGAGATCTGCAGCGAGATTGCGAAACGGATCGGGGTCGCGGCCAAGCCTCTCAGCACCGCATGGGATGGGATCATTGCCGGCCTTCTGGCCAAAAAATACGAACTGATCTGCGGCAGCATGGGGATTACAGACGAACGGTTGAAGGCGATCGATTTCTCTGACCCCTACTATCGCTCGGGCGCCCAGCTGTTCGTCAAGCAAGGGTCTGCGATCCAATCCGCTAAAGACATGGAAGGCAAGAAGATCGGCATCACCCTTGGTACGACCTATGAAAAGTGGGTTCGTGACAATATCAAAGGGGCCGATATCCGTTCCTACAAGGGGGTCCCTGACATGATCCTCGAAACCAGTAACGGTCGAATCGACGGCTTTGTTACCGATAAGATCGTCGGCGCGCTGGCCAGCAAGGATAAGGGCGCCCCTATACAGTTGGCGGGCAAACTGCTTTATGAAGAGAAGATGGGCATTGCCCTGCGTCAGGGGAACCCCGAATTAAAAGCGGCTATCAACAAGGCGCTGGGCGACATGAAGGCGGATGGCACCTATGCCGCGATCTCGACCAAGTGGCTGGGTATCGACGTACGCTGA
- a CDS encoding thiolase family protein produces the protein MQKAVIVACGRTPSGRAYKGALAKIRPDDLAAVAIQGVLARTGQLDPAEIEDVILGCATPEAEQGTNVARIALLRAGLPDTVPGMTVNRFCSSGLQTIAIAAQSIMTGMAQVILAGGTESMSMVPVVGHNPRPNPSLMLSRPETYMAMGLTAEKVAAQFGVTRLEQDNFALQSHLKALAASENGRFDSELIAVPLPAETNSPARLFTRDEGPRAGTTLEALSGLQPVFKTGGSVTAGNCSPMSDGAAMALIMSEGRAQQLGLSPLARFVSYAVTGTDPALMGIGPVTAVPKALRLAGLEAAQIDLWEVNEAFASQAVYVARALGIPAERLNVNGGAIALGHPMGATGAKLTATLLAEMVRRGARYGIVTMCIGGGMGAAAVFENLRR, from the coding sequence ATGCAAAAAGCTGTCATTGTCGCCTGCGGGCGAACCCCCTCAGGTAGAGCTTACAAGGGCGCGCTGGCCAAAATTCGCCCCGACGATCTCGCCGCTGTTGCGATTCAGGGGGTCTTGGCCAGAACTGGCCAACTGGATCCCGCAGAGATTGAAGACGTTATCCTCGGTTGCGCGACTCCCGAGGCAGAGCAGGGAACTAATGTCGCGCGCATCGCTTTGCTGCGTGCCGGGTTGCCCGACACTGTCCCGGGGATGACGGTGAACCGCTTCTGCTCCTCGGGGCTGCAGACCATCGCCATCGCCGCGCAGTCGATCATGACTGGTATGGCGCAGGTTATTCTGGCCGGTGGCACTGAATCGATGTCAATGGTCCCCGTCGTGGGGCACAATCCACGCCCTAATCCGTCACTTATGCTGAGCCGTCCAGAGACCTATATGGCCATGGGGTTGACCGCCGAAAAGGTCGCCGCGCAGTTTGGCGTGACGCGTCTGGAACAGGATAATTTTGCTTTACAGAGTCACTTGAAAGCCCTGGCCGCCAGCGAAAACGGGCGATTCGACTCAGAGCTGATCGCGGTGCCCCTGCCGGCTGAAACGAACAGCCCCGCGCGGTTGTTCACCCGCGATGAAGGGCCCCGCGCCGGGACGACCCTTGAAGCTCTGTCCGGTCTGCAACCGGTGTTCAAGACGGGTGGCAGCGTTACGGCGGGCAACTGTTCACCGATGAGCGACGGCGCGGCCATGGCGTTGATCATGAGTGAGGGCAGGGCGCAGCAACTGGGGCTTAGCCCCCTGGCACGTTTTGTTTCCTATGCAGTGACCGGCACTGATCCGGCCCTGATGGGGATCGGACCGGTGACGGCTGTGCCCAAGGCGCTGCGGCTCGCAGGCCTGGAAGCGGCGCAGATCGACCTCTGGGAGGTCAATGAGGCGTTCGCCTCCCAGGCCGTCTACGTGGCCCGGGCGCTGGGTATCCCGGCGGAGCGTTTGAATGTCAACGGCGGGGCTATTGCCCTGGGACATCCGATGGGGGCCACCGGGGCCAAACTAACCGCCACATTGCTTGCCGAAATGGTGCGTCGCGGGGCACGCTACGGGATCGTCACCATGTGCATCGGCGGCGGCATGGGCGCAGCGGCGGTTTTCGAAAACCTGCGTCGTTAA